A genomic segment from Candidatus Zixiibacteriota bacterium encodes:
- a CDS encoding dockerin type I domain-containing protein: MLPFYRAIIVLMAIFYANPTLSVGLLNEPEGIVFDSMNNRYLVSNWRSGTVVEINSAGEQSYFKTGLGNCASIIIDGDVVYVAVNNNGVIGLDLATGATLMSVNFAGAGGCHGLAADTSGYVYATDWRNSRIYRVDLSDNSYSVFANAGKGVNSPLGIHFDPFRNRLIMASMTNNFPIQALNLSDTTVSALISPSLPPLDGIARDHMGNYYISTMASNSPGSNNNNSIYRFDSTFSQRPQLIISGLDGHTDIYFTSHNNILAAVIYWDHDVIYLPIYGYTHLNGYTFSDDLYGDGDGIPEGGETVELVCQISNRGVDTIVDLSVNLFSNDAALRIIDGSTVIGDVLEGHTVDNEGDPFIIEIPNDYIPRFDSLYFETIWQCDTGTVTNTLAGAKNIGAASILLVNDDGGSGVDGYYISCLQAAHIPYDIWSSPPSPSSEDLNGYDIVIWFVGDYQTSPLDNDEVSAMKGFLDAGGQLFLTGQGIAAQLDTDDQSFLHDYLHAGYVATSFVPILASAGGQVFDISDSIYIQGSGGAANQVAPDHLAAINGGVDEYRYLVADNPGAVSYLGTYKVIFFGFGFEAIINGDSRWTGRGIIMDKILDFFAYQRPQSTISLAVAPGDPIHMTEHTPELSWSHSDAEFVQQEYHVQVSNDDDWSMPEMWDSGPISGSETSLVYAGTALSDGSTYYYRVRVSNGITWSYWYYSEFRMNSIPASPTNLDPDNMQELEDNPPTLSHANSQDNEGDSLTYSYEVYDDELLTELIVQASGIPEGDDGMTTWELPDTIPNENDYFWRALAYDGFEYGGWSQVATFYILAPYFCGDANGDTETNVGDAVFIINHIFKSGPVPDPIDACDSNCDGQCNVGDAVYMINHVFKGGPGPCAGCE; the protein is encoded by the coding sequence ATGTTACCATTTTACCGGGCAATTATCGTGTTGATGGCAATTTTTTACGCCAACCCCACCCTTTCGGTTGGTCTTCTTAACGAACCTGAAGGTATCGTTTTTGATTCCATGAATAATCGTTATCTGGTCTCCAATTGGCGATCGGGAACAGTAGTCGAAATAAACAGCGCCGGCGAGCAAAGCTATTTTAAAACGGGGTTGGGCAATTGCGCCAGTATAATTATCGACGGAGATGTTGTCTACGTAGCCGTGAACAACAATGGTGTGATTGGCCTTGATCTGGCAACAGGAGCAACTCTCATGAGCGTGAATTTCGCAGGTGCCGGGGGATGCCACGGTTTGGCTGCAGACACTTCGGGCTACGTCTACGCAACAGACTGGAGGAACAGCAGAATCTATCGCGTCGATCTCAGTGATAATTCCTATTCAGTCTTTGCCAATGCAGGCAAAGGAGTCAATTCGCCTCTGGGGATTCATTTTGACCCATTCAGAAATCGTTTGATAATGGCCTCAATGACCAATAATTTTCCGATTCAGGCTCTTAATCTGTCTGACACCACGGTTTCAGCTCTTATTAGTCCCTCCCTTCCCCCTCTTGATGGTATAGCCAGGGATCATATGGGCAATTACTATATCTCTACGATGGCGAGTAACAGTCCAGGATCGAATAATAATAATTCGATCTATCGATTCGACAGCACTTTCAGTCAACGACCGCAACTTATAATATCTGGGCTCGACGGTCATACTGACATTTATTTCACCAGTCACAACAATATTTTGGCTGCTGTTATCTACTGGGACCATGATGTCATTTATCTGCCGATTTATGGCTACACGCATCTCAACGGATACACATTTTCCGATGATCTCTATGGAGACGGTGATGGCATTCCGGAAGGCGGCGAAACGGTCGAATTGGTTTGCCAAATATCAAATCGGGGTGTTGATACAATAGTCGATCTTTCAGTAAACCTGTTCTCTAATGATGCCGCCTTGCGGATTATCGATGGCTCGACAGTTATCGGTGATGTTCTGGAGGGGCATACAGTGGATAATGAAGGCGATCCCTTTATAATTGAAATTCCCAATGATTATATCCCCCGTTTCGATTCATTATATTTCGAAACTATCTGGCAGTGCGACACCGGCACGGTAACTAATACCTTGGCGGGCGCAAAAAATATCGGAGCTGCCTCGATATTATTGGTAAATGATGACGGCGGAAGCGGTGTCGATGGGTACTATATTTCCTGTCTTCAGGCAGCCCATATACCCTATGATATATGGTCATCGCCACCTTCTCCCTCATCAGAGGATCTGAACGGTTATGACATTGTGATCTGGTTCGTCGGTGATTACCAAACCAGTCCTCTGGATAACGATGAAGTCAGCGCGATGAAGGGCTTTCTCGATGCCGGCGGGCAGCTTTTCCTCACGGGGCAGGGGATTGCCGCGCAGCTTGACACGGATGATCAGTCTTTTTTGCATGATTACCTACACGCCGGTTATGTCGCAACAAGCTTTGTTCCGATCCTGGCATCTGCAGGAGGTCAGGTTTTTGATATTTCCGACTCCATCTATATCCAGGGTTCCGGCGGCGCAGCCAACCAGGTTGCTCCAGATCATCTGGCAGCGATCAATGGTGGCGTAGACGAGTATCGGTATCTTGTGGCAGACAATCCGGGCGCCGTATCGTACCTTGGGACGTATAAGGTGATTTTTTTCGGATTTGGTTTCGAAGCTATAATCAACGGTGACAGTCGTTGGACGGGGCGGGGTATTATTATGGACAAAATTCTCGATTTCTTCGCGTATCAGCGGCCACAGAGTACGATATCATTGGCTGTCGCGCCGGGTGATCCCATACATATGACAGAGCACACCCCGGAATTATCGTGGAGTCATTCCGATGCAGAATTCGTTCAGCAGGAATATCATGTCCAGGTCAGCAATGATGATGACTGGTCAATGCCGGAAATGTGGGATTCCGGTCCGATATCAGGATCGGAAACGAGTTTAGTCTATGCGGGCACCGCGCTGAGCGACGGCTCAACATATTATTACCGGGTGAGAGTATCGAATGGGATAACTTGGTCATACTGGTACTATAGTGAGTTCAGGATGAATTCGATACCTGCATCGCCGACCAACCTCGATCCGGATAATATGCAGGAACTGGAGGACAATCCGCCTACCCTGTCACACGCCAATTCTCAGGATAACGAAGGCGATAGCCTGACATATTCATATGAAGTCTACGACGACGAACTGCTAACTGAATTGATAGTACAGGCTTCAGGTATTCCGGAGGGCGACGACGGAATGACGACCTGGGAACTACCCGATACTATACCGAATGAGAACGACTATTTCTGGCGCGCCCTGGCGTATGATGGATTCGAGTACGGTGGTTGGAGCCAGGTGGCAACCTTTTATATTCTTGCGCCCTATTTCTGCGGCGACGCCAATGGAGACACCGAAACAAATGTCGGGGACGCCGTCTTCATCATCAACCACATTTTCAAAAGCGGCCCCGTACCAGACCCGATTGATGCATGCGATTCCAACTGCGATGGTCAATGCAATGTCGGCGATGCTGTGTACATGATAAACCACGTCTTCAAAGGCGGCCCGGGGCCGTGTGCGGGGTGTGAGTAG
- a CDS encoding RNA polymerase sigma factor has protein sequence MTEPDINYLYNQVRRGDATKEKHLFQLLSDKFLYFALHRIWDKADAEEIVQNALMTIHKEYIKIDFKVSFAAWAYKVLNNKILDYIQTKRRRGSLMRDAIRDNRLPRPAPLVENPELKRRLLFCLEKIGRRNIRYARILNLHYQGFSTTEICEKIKLTKRVFYTSLFRARTLLVSCLKNEDTDQ, from the coding sequence GTGACCGAACCAGACATTAATTATCTATATAACCAGGTGCGCAGGGGCGATGCGACCAAAGAAAAGCATCTTTTTCAATTGCTTTCTGATAAATTTCTATATTTCGCACTCCATAGAATATGGGATAAAGCGGATGCTGAGGAGATCGTTCAGAATGCCTTGATGACTATTCATAAGGAATACATAAAGATTGACTTCAAGGTGAGTTTTGCCGCTTGGGCTTATAAAGTGTTGAATAATAAGATATTGGATTATATCCAGACCAAGAGACGTCGGGGATCATTAATGAGGGACGCTATAAGGGATAATCGTCTTCCACGACCTGCTCCGCTGGTGGAAAATCCGGAATTGAAACGTCGATTGCTGTTTTGTCTGGAGAAAATCGGTCGAAGAAATATCCGTTATGCCCGGATATTAAATCTGCATTATCAGGGATTTTCTACGACTGAGATCTGCGAAAAGATTAAATTGACTAAGAGAGTTTTCTATACAAGCCTTTTTCGGGCGAGAACATTGTTAGTATCCTGCCTGAAAAACGAGGACACGGATCAATGA
- the ileS gene encoding isoleucine--tRNA ligase gives MKFDQLKDNFSWAGIEDEILGFWEKNNIFSRSMEQNKDNEPYVFFEGPPTANGEPGIHHVISRTIKDLICRYKTMQGFRVDRKAGWDTHGLPVEVEVEKRLNLKTKQEVKQYGIAEFNKRCKESVFTYKKDWDELTRRLGYWLDLDKAYITLENYYIESVWYILANFFNRDLIYLGYKTVPFCPRCETVLSSHEVGQDYRDVSDPSVFVRMKAVDDDYSFLVWTTTPWTLPSNAAICLHPNQNYVCVKYKDERLVLAEALANRVLGDDFEVLETKKGSEYVNIKYQPLFDTFADEADKAFYAINADFVSMKDGTGIVHIAPGFGADDYEIGKKYGLPVLQAIYENGYFKEDTGWLAGKFIKDADPEIIADLDKRGLLFMAEKYTHSYPFCWRCHSPLIYIARDSWYIRTTQFKDKLLEYNKRINWYPPEIGSGRFGEWLENNIDWAISRERFWGTPLPIWICDKCGEKRAVGSVEQLKNEGIGVPDNLDLHKPYIDEIKLTCSACSGEMTRVSEVIDVWFDSGAMPFAQWHYPFENKDRFDKELFPAAFISEAVDQTRGWFYSLLAISTIFYDKSCFENCLVMEFVVDQEGKKMSKHIGNYIEPFDMFNTYGADAVRWYMISISHPWIALKFDPEGVKITQRKFFDTLKNSYAFWALYANIDDIAERADKENLSISDFLRKRAGRETLIDKWIRSRYNSVVKSVSEVLDDYNITRAARLIQDFVIDDMSNWYIRLNRSRFYSSGNDPDKMLVYSILYDILVGVCGLMAPIAPFFCDFIYGQLVGESRRAKGESIHLTSYPNYNVEAIDTGLEEEMAYVQKVVSLALSARKRKNLKVRQPLSRIIINNQNGDKPSDNINEIILRELNIKTIEYSDNPAEYVSYSAKPVFAKLGPKFGKAVKQAAEKISSLPSDEIKDFARTQSLKLEFDGRQVELTTEEVEIIRNEREGFAVESDGPYTVVLDTSLNEELRQEGFARELVNKIQNKRKSSGFEVTDRIRITLFADEPVAAAIKNFGDYISAETLAEPFTANPIEGNKEAGAQFALGTIEELKINGEITYIAIGRI, from the coding sequence ATGAAATTTGATCAGCTAAAAGACAACTTCTCATGGGCTGGAATCGAGGACGAAATTCTTGGGTTCTGGGAGAAAAACAACATATTCTCCCGGTCGATGGAGCAAAACAAAGACAATGAGCCTTATGTATTCTTTGAAGGTCCTCCAACGGCTAACGGCGAGCCGGGCATCCACCATGTCATTAGCCGAACGATAAAAGACCTGATATGCCGATATAAAACCATGCAAGGTTTTCGCGTCGACAGAAAAGCCGGATGGGATACGCACGGATTGCCGGTTGAGGTGGAAGTTGAAAAGAGACTTAACCTGAAGACCAAACAGGAAGTTAAACAATACGGAATCGCAGAATTCAACAAACGCTGTAAAGAATCGGTTTTCACCTACAAAAAAGACTGGGACGAGCTAACGCGCCGCCTCGGTTACTGGTTGGACCTTGATAAAGCTTACATCACTCTTGAAAATTATTATATCGAATCGGTCTGGTATATTCTGGCCAACTTTTTCAATCGCGATCTAATTTACCTGGGCTATAAAACCGTCCCTTTTTGTCCGCGCTGCGAAACGGTGTTGTCATCGCATGAAGTCGGACAGGATTATAGAGATGTCAGCGATCCTTCGGTCTTCGTCCGAATGAAAGCCGTGGACGACGATTATTCATTCCTGGTCTGGACGACAACCCCATGGACACTGCCGTCCAACGCCGCCATCTGCCTTCATCCCAACCAAAATTATGTCTGCGTCAAATACAAAGACGAGCGGTTGGTTTTAGCTGAAGCCTTAGCAAACCGGGTTCTGGGAGATGATTTTGAAGTATTGGAAACGAAAAAAGGTTCGGAATATGTAAATATAAAATACCAGCCGCTATTTGACACTTTTGCCGATGAGGCCGATAAGGCTTTTTATGCCATCAATGCCGATTTTGTCAGCATGAAAGACGGCACCGGTATTGTCCATATTGCTCCCGGTTTTGGAGCCGATGACTATGAGATAGGCAAAAAATACGGGCTCCCGGTTCTGCAGGCAATCTACGAAAACGGCTATTTTAAGGAAGATACCGGATGGCTGGCCGGGAAATTTATCAAAGACGCCGATCCTGAAATTATCGCCGACCTCGACAAACGGGGACTTCTGTTCATGGCCGAAAAGTACACTCACAGCTACCCCTTTTGCTGGCGATGTCATTCACCTCTGATCTATATCGCCCGGGATTCATGGTATATCCGGACGACTCAGTTTAAAGACAAACTTCTGGAATACAATAAACGAATTAATTGGTATCCGCCCGAAATCGGCTCCGGCCGCTTCGGAGAATGGCTGGAAAATAATATTGATTGGGCTATATCTCGTGAGCGATTCTGGGGTACGCCTCTTCCGATCTGGATATGCGATAAATGCGGCGAAAAGCGAGCTGTCGGTTCCGTCGAGCAATTAAAGAATGAGGGCATCGGCGTTCCTGATAATCTTGATCTGCACAAGCCTTACATTGATGAGATCAAACTGACCTGCTCCGCTTGTTCCGGTGAAATGACTCGCGTCTCCGAGGTTATTGACGTCTGGTTTGATTCCGGGGCGATGCCATTCGCGCAATGGCATTATCCGTTTGAGAATAAGGATCGCTTCGACAAAGAACTTTTCCCAGCGGCATTCATTTCTGAAGCCGTCGATCAGACCCGGGGATGGTTTTATTCGCTTTTGGCCATCTCAACTATTTTTTACGATAAATCTTGTTTCGAAAATTGCCTGGTTATGGAATTTGTCGTTGACCAGGAGGGCAAAAAAATGTCGAAGCATATCGGCAACTATATTGAACCGTTTGATATGTTCAATACTTACGGCGCCGATGCAGTCCGCTGGTATATGATCTCAATCTCACATCCCTGGATCGCTCTCAAATTCGATCCCGAGGGTGTGAAGATTACACAACGAAAATTTTTCGATACGCTGAAAAACAGTTACGCCTTTTGGGCCCTGTACGCCAACATAGATGATATTGCCGAAAGGGCCGATAAAGAAAATTTATCTATCAGCGATTTCTTGCGCAAACGCGCCGGACGGGAAACGCTGATAGACAAATGGATTCGGTCACGATACAATTCGGTCGTCAAATCGGTATCCGAGGTTCTCGATGATTATAACATCACTCGGGCAGCGAGATTGATTCAAGATTTTGTGATTGATGACATGTCTAACTGGTATATTCGCCTCAATCGCTCTCGCTTCTACAGTTCCGGTAACGATCCCGATAAAATGCTGGTTTATTCCATTCTCTATGACATCCTCGTCGGAGTTTGCGGACTGATGGCTCCGATTGCTCCCTTTTTCTGCGACTTTATTTACGGTCAACTGGTGGGAGAATCGCGACGAGCCAAAGGTGAATCGATTCATTTGACCTCGTATCCAAATTATAATGTCGAGGCTATTGATACTGGGTTGGAAGAGGAAATGGCATATGTACAAAAAGTCGTTTCTCTGGCTTTGTCGGCACGCAAACGCAAGAATCTCAAAGTCCGGCAACCGCTGTCGAGGATAATCATAAACAACCAAAACGGCGATAAGCCTTCGGATAATATAAATGAAATTATTCTGCGGGAATTGAATATCAAGACGATTGAATATTCGGATAATCCGGCAGAATATGTATCATACTCGGCAAAACCGGTCTTTGCCAAACTGGGACCCAAGTTCGGAAAAGCCGTAAAACAGGCGGCTGAAAAAATATCTTCCCTGCCTTCTGATGAAATTAAAGATTTTGCGCGGACACAAAGTTTGAAACTGGAATTTGACGGCCGCCAGGTAGAGCTAACCACTGAAGAGGTTGAAATTATCCGCAACGAGCGGGAAGGTTTTGCCGTAGAATCCGACGGACCTTATACGGTCGTGTTGGATACCAGCCTCAATGAAGAACTCCGGCAGGAAGGGTTCGCGCGCGAACTGGTCAACAAGATTCAGAATAAACGAAAATCTTCCGGTTTCGAAGTTACCGACCGGATTCGAATAACGTTGTTTGCCGATGAACCGGTGGCGGCGGCGATAAAGAACTTTGGCGATTATATCAGCGCCGAAACTCTGGCTGAGCCGTTTACGGCGAATCCGATTGAGGGAAATAAAGAGGCCGGAGCACAATTTGCATTGGGCACAATTGAAGAGTTGAAAATCAACGGTGAAATTACGTATATTGCAATAGGACGTATTTAA
- a CDS encoding methyltransferase domain-containing protein, producing MKISNNLHDAYGQEIYDYFKGNKTTYEIVEREDGYIDISVGPSYYFAEYKKWPPSERKAIRFARGKVLDIGCGAGRVMLYLKDKGCDVYGIDNSPLAVKVCKARGLKKISVMAFNKLTAKFGTFDTITMFGNNFGLFGSYNCAKRRLKLLYRMTTEKGRIIATTCDPYGTKLPYHLAYHKYNRQRGRMSGQIKLRVRYLNYRTPWFDYLLVSPKELKDILKDTGWHIKKLLDPIPPIYTMCIGKRLKIL from the coding sequence TTGAAAATATCAAACAATTTGCATGATGCTTACGGGCAGGAAATTTATGATTACTTCAAAGGTAACAAAACCACTTATGAAATTGTCGAGCGTGAAGACGGATATATAGACATTAGCGTCGGCCCGTCTTATTATTTCGCAGAATATAAAAAGTGGCCCCCGTCCGAAAGAAAAGCGATTCGATTCGCCCGTGGCAAAGTCCTCGACATCGGCTGCGGAGCCGGGCGGGTGATGCTGTATCTCAAAGATAAAGGATGCGATGTTTATGGCATCGACAATTCTCCCCTGGCCGTAAAAGTATGCAAGGCGCGGGGCTTGAAAAAGATATCGGTAATGGCTTTCAATAAACTAACGGCAAAGTTCGGTACTTTCGATACGATAACTATGTTCGGGAATAATTTCGGACTTTTCGGAAGTTATAATTGCGCCAAACGGCGGCTCAAATTACTGTATCGCATGACCACCGAAAAAGGCCGCATCATCGCTACAACCTGCGATCCTTATGGAACGAAACTGCCGTATCATCTGGCTTATCATAAATACAATCGCCAACGCGGACGCATGTCCGGTCAGATAAAACTGCGCGTTCGATATCTTAATTATAGGACGCCCTGGTTTGACTATCTGCTGGTTTCACCCAAAGAGCTCAAAGATATTCTGAAAGATACCGGTTGGCATATCAAAAAGCTCCTTGATCCGATACCGCCCATTTACACCATGTGTATTGGAAAAAGATTAAAAATTTTATAA
- a CDS encoding TraR/DksA C4-type zinc finger protein, with protein MKKADMKKYEKLILAKRETLMENIQGLRKDSTATIKESTGDLSSYSYHMADLGTDAQEREKKFLLASKSGRLIYHLDEALRRIEDGTYGKCHECGKNITKPRLEAVPHARFCIACKEAEEKKKVRRK; from the coding sequence TTGAAAAAAGCGGACATGAAGAAATACGAAAAGCTCATTTTGGCCAAGCGCGAGACGTTGATGGAAAACATCCAGGGTCTGCGCAAAGACTCGACGGCGACGATCAAGGAATCAACGGGCGATCTGTCGTCGTATTCGTATCACATGGCCGATTTGGGCACCGACGCGCAGGAGCGGGAAAAAAAGTTTCTACTGGCATCGAAATCAGGCCGGTTGATTTATCATCTCGATGAAGCTTTGCGCCGCATCGAAGACGGCACTTATGGCAAATGCCACGAATGCGGCAAAAATATAACCAAACCTCGGCTGGAAGCTGTCCCACACGCGCGTTTCTGTATTGCATGTAAAGAAGCGGAAGAGAAAAAGAAAGTTCGACGCAAGTGA
- the lspA gene encoding signal peptidase II: MIDKTSFKLIILFIAVLVLDQATKYIALSSLTLGQPVPVLGDYLRWTLAYNPGGAFGMRLGGPNYYLITSLIVFVILLFYVIKNRKVSFISIPLAIVSGGAAGNIIDRFRFGEVVDFIDCEFPDISIASYHLDRWPIFNIADMAVSCGIIVTIILMMYHSKKAPAQSEDNSLSTPETM, from the coding sequence GTGATCGACAAAACCTCTTTCAAGCTTATAATCCTCTTCATCGCGGTCCTGGTTTTAGACCAGGCGACCAAGTATATCGCTTTATCTTCACTCACCCTGGGTCAACCCGTACCGGTTCTGGGAGATTATCTCCGCTGGACATTAGCCTATAATCCGGGCGGGGCTTTCGGCATGAGACTGGGCGGCCCCAATTATTATCTCATCACATCATTGATCGTGTTCGTTATCCTTTTATTTTATGTCATCAAAAATCGCAAAGTGAGTTTCATCTCGATTCCCCTGGCGATAGTCTCGGGAGGCGCCGCCGGAAATATCATCGACCGTTTTCGTTTCGGTGAGGTAGTCGATTTTATAGACTGCGAATTCCCTGATATTTCCATCGCCTCCTATCACCTTGATCGCTGGCCGATCTTCAATATCGCCGACATGGCCGTATCATGCGGTATTATCGTTACGATAATTCTTATGATGTACCATTCGAAAAAAGCGCCGGCTCAATCGGAAGACAATAGCCTCTCCACCCCCGAGACTATGTAA
- a CDS encoding DUF418 domain-containing protein — protein sequence MNIENNMLSQPVLAPVAAQERIATIDVIRGMAVLGILIINIDFFALPSIIIFNPSLVGNFDGINLLTWEFGYFFFFEKMMAVFSMLFGGGLILMMNRSEKNNLQFKNIYYRRLMWLLIIGLIHAYVFWYGDILFPYAICGMIIYLFRRRSPKFLIILGILMLLIGLIIYSGSGFGIGYVRDQAIQAQAALDAGKEIGPDQQGMLQAWKQMGVMFSPSSETLTKEINAYRGSFSDAFMIRWPMSIMMQTQAFLFMMFWRIFGIMLIGMGLMKSGFLAGDKSNKTYLVWMISGYVIGLPIVAYGMTTAIAHDFDFIRFMMYGAHFNYLASILVAVAHTSLIILLYKKGLFSWLTSRLQAVGRMALSNYLIHTLVFTTIFYGHGFGLFGGIERFWLLLMVLGMWIIQLLYSPLWLRHFRFGPAEWLWRSLTYWKKQPMRM from the coding sequence ATGAATATCGAAAACAATATGCTTTCTCAGCCCGTATTGGCACCGGTTGCCGCGCAGGAAAGAATCGCCACCATCGATGTTATCCGAGGCATGGCGGTTCTGGGAATTTTAATCATTAATATAGATTTCTTCGCTCTGCCCAGCATCATTATCTTTAATCCCTCGCTTGTCGGTAATTTTGACGGGATTAATCTGCTGACGTGGGAATTCGGGTATTTTTTCTTTTTTGAAAAGATGATGGCCGTCTTTTCGATGCTTTTCGGCGGCGGTTTAATTCTAATGATGAACCGCTCAGAGAAGAACAATCTACAGTTTAAAAATATCTATTATCGCCGATTAATGTGGCTGCTTATAATTGGCCTGATTCATGCCTATGTATTCTGGTATGGAGATATCCTCTTTCCTTATGCTATCTGCGGTATGATTATCTACTTATTTCGCCGCCGCTCCCCGAAATTCCTAATTATCCTTGGAATCCTGATGCTATTAATTGGCCTGATTATTTATTCCGGAAGCGGTTTTGGAATAGGGTATGTGCGTGATCAGGCAATACAGGCCCAGGCCGCGCTTGACGCCGGAAAAGAAATAGGCCCTGACCAACAAGGAATGCTGCAAGCCTGGAAACAGATGGGTGTAATGTTTAGCCCCAGCTCTGAAACCTTGACCAAAGAAATCAACGCTTACCGTGGGAGTTTTTCCGACGCTTTTATGATTCGTTGGCCAATGTCGATAATGATGCAAACTCAAGCCTTCTTATTTATGATGTTCTGGCGTATATTTGGAATTATGCTTATCGGCATGGGACTGATGAAATCGGGATTTCTGGCCGGTGATAAATCCAATAAAACATATCTGGTGTGGATGATAAGCGGATATGTAATTGGTTTGCCGATAGTCGCCTATGGAATGACTACAGCCATCGCCCATGATTTTGACTTTATCCGGTTTATGATGTACGGAGCGCATTTTAACTATCTGGCCAGTATCCTCGTTGCCGTAGCTCACACCAGCCTGATAATTCTCCTGTATAAAAAAGGACTATTCTCATGGTTGACCTCCCGGCTTCAGGCAGTCGGCCGCATGGCCCTGTCTAATTACCTGATACACACTCTTGTATTTACGACCATATTTTACGGCCACGGTTTTGGTTTGTTCGGCGGCATTGAGCGGTTTTGGTTATTGCTGATGGTCTTGGGGATGTGGATAATCCAATTACTATACAGCCCGCTTTGGTTAAGGCATTTCCGTTTCGGCCCCGCCGAATGGCTCTGGCGATCGTTGACCTATTGGAAAAAACAACCAATGCGGATGTAA
- a CDS encoding DUF6485 family protein has translation MDCQKEKNLAKCNCTYEPCPRKGNCCECLSYHLNSRQLPACCFPDDAERTYDRSFDHFARLVTAGQV, from the coding sequence ATGGATTGTCAAAAAGAAAAAAATCTTGCTAAGTGTAACTGTACTTATGAACCCTGCCCACGCAAGGGCAACTGTTGCGAATGCCTCAGCTATCATCTGAACAGCCGGCAATTACCAGCCTGTTGTTTCCCTGATGATGCTGAACGGACATATGATCGTTCTTTCGATCATTTCGCCCGTCTGGTTACTGCCGGACAGGTATAA